The following are encoded in a window of Amycolatopsis lexingtonensis genomic DNA:
- a CDS encoding MarR family winged helix-turn-helix transcriptional regulator, protein MAPKTVPAPAVAAAQTLRVLVGRLRRKMMDATEVGDLTSAQASALARLAKLEPATASVLAGAERVRPQSMAATVAALEKLGLVRREDDPEDGRRQLIFFTPEGRAYGRGARASREEWLARALAERLTEDELAVVTEALALLGRIAEP, encoded by the coding sequence ATGGCTCCGAAAACGGTTCCCGCACCGGCGGTGGCGGCCGCGCAGACCTTGCGCGTGCTCGTCGGACGGCTGCGGCGGAAGATGATGGACGCGACGGAGGTCGGGGACCTGACGTCCGCGCAGGCCTCGGCGCTCGCCCGGCTCGCGAAGCTGGAGCCGGCGACGGCGAGCGTGCTGGCCGGCGCGGAGCGAGTCCGCCCGCAGTCGATGGCCGCGACGGTGGCCGCGCTGGAGAAGCTCGGCCTGGTCCGCCGTGAGGACGACCCCGAAGACGGTCGCCGCCAGCTCATCTTCTTCACCCCCGAAGGCCGCGCGTACGGCCGGGGAGCCCGCGCGTCGCGGGAGGAATGGCTGGCGCGGGCTCTCGCGGAGCGGCTCACGGAGGACGAACTGGCCGTCGTCACCGAGGCGCTCGCCCTGCTCGGCCGCATCGCCGAACCGTGA
- a CDS encoding MFS transporter, with the protein MTTRERAKAGFDRKLLAPLISGAVLNPVNSTIIAVALVPIGVAFGQPASATAWLISALYLATAVGQPVVGRLIDRYGPRRLFLPATALVGAAGVLGTLAPNLGVLIAARVVLGFGTCAGYPAAMRLIRDESERTGRDSPASVLTVLAVSTQTISVLGPALGGLLIDVGGWRATFAVNIPIALAAFVLGARRFPKAPKRASAGRFDLDFPGMALFAGTLVALLLFLMHPAAGEWYLPVLAAAGAAGFTVRELTCAHPFIDLRLLGRNGPLLRTYGRALLAYVVAYSFLYGYTQWLEHARGLSAAQTGLATLPLFATAIVVSLVSGRREAVRGKLIVAGLGQLAGCALLLALDDSAGVWLLVVLALVSGVPQGLNSLALQNSVYRQANPADIAASAGLLRTFGYLGAIVSSALQGAFFGPAAETAGLHGFALLLIGIGVVFLLLTVFDRALTRNTTRPEDEDDHA; encoded by the coding sequence GTGACGACGCGCGAACGGGCGAAGGCCGGGTTCGACCGGAAACTGCTGGCCCCGCTCATTTCGGGTGCGGTGCTGAACCCGGTCAACTCCACGATCATCGCGGTCGCGCTGGTGCCGATCGGCGTGGCGTTCGGCCAGCCGGCGTCGGCGACCGCGTGGCTGATCTCGGCGCTGTACCTGGCCACGGCGGTCGGGCAGCCGGTCGTCGGGCGGCTGATCGACCGCTACGGCCCGCGGCGGCTGTTCCTCCCGGCGACGGCGCTGGTCGGGGCCGCCGGCGTGCTCGGAACCCTCGCGCCCAACCTCGGGGTGCTGATCGCCGCGCGGGTCGTCCTCGGCTTCGGCACCTGCGCGGGCTACCCGGCGGCGATGCGGCTCATCCGCGACGAAAGCGAGCGCACCGGCCGCGACAGTCCCGCGTCCGTGCTCACCGTGCTGGCGGTCTCGACCCAGACGATCTCGGTGCTCGGCCCGGCGCTGGGCGGGCTGCTGATCGACGTCGGCGGCTGGCGCGCGACCTTCGCCGTCAACATCCCGATCGCGCTGGCCGCTTTCGTCCTCGGCGCCCGCCGCTTCCCGAAGGCGCCGAAGCGCGCGTCGGCGGGCCGGTTCGACCTCGACTTCCCCGGCATGGCGCTGTTCGCCGGCACGCTCGTGGCACTGCTGCTGTTCCTGATGCACCCGGCCGCGGGGGAGTGGTACCTGCCCGTGCTCGCCGCCGCCGGTGCCGCGGGGTTCACCGTGCGCGAGCTGACCTGCGCGCACCCGTTCATCGACCTGCGGCTGCTCGGCCGCAACGGCCCGCTGCTGCGCACCTACGGCCGCGCGCTGCTCGCCTACGTCGTGGCGTACAGCTTCCTCTACGGCTACACGCAATGGCTCGAGCACGCCCGCGGCCTGTCGGCGGCCCAGACCGGGCTCGCGACGCTGCCGCTGTTCGCGACCGCGATCGTCGTGTCGCTCGTCAGCGGCCGCCGGGAAGCCGTGCGCGGCAAGCTGATCGTCGCCGGGCTCGGGCAACTCGCGGGCTGCGCGCTCCTCCTGGCGCTCGACGATTCGGCCGGGGTGTGGCTGCTCGTGGTGCTCGCGCTCGTGTCGGGGGTGCCGCAGGGGCTGAACAGCCTCGCGCTGCAGAACTCCGTGTACCGCCAGGCGAATCCCGCCGACATCGCCGCGTCCGCCGGGCTGCTGCGCACCTTCGGCTACCTCGGCGCGATCGTCTCTTCCGCGCTGCAAGGCGCTTTCTTCGGCCCCGCCGCCGAAACCGCCGGCCTGCACGGCTTCGCGCTGCTGCTCATCGGCATCGGCGTCGTGTTCCTGCTGCTGACCGTTTTCGACCGTGCCCTGACCAGAAACACCACCCGACCCGAGGACGAAGATGACCACGCTTGA
- a CDS encoding cysteine hydrolase, whose amino-acid sequence MTTLDPNRTTLLVMDYQEGILGQLPDTGPLLDRVIAAIDDVRTRGGHVGWVRVAFEDAEFDAIPETSVFAAVATPDRRAAMHADAPGTQLHARLAPKDEDVRVRKIRVGAFTTTDLDRQLRDRGITTLVLAGISTSGVVLSTVREAMDRDYRVVVLRDACADREEATHEFLTGTLFPRTCVVVDVAGLEELWAAR is encoded by the coding sequence ATGACCACGCTTGACCCGAACCGCACCACCCTGCTCGTGATGGACTACCAAGAGGGGATCCTCGGGCAGCTGCCCGATACGGGCCCGCTGCTCGACCGCGTCATCGCCGCCATCGACGACGTCCGCACGCGGGGCGGGCACGTCGGCTGGGTGCGCGTCGCGTTCGAAGACGCCGAATTCGACGCCATTCCCGAGACGAGCGTGTTCGCGGCCGTCGCCACCCCCGACCGCCGGGCCGCGATGCACGCGGACGCGCCCGGCACGCAGCTCCACGCCCGGCTCGCGCCGAAGGACGAAGACGTCCGGGTGCGCAAGATCCGCGTCGGCGCCTTCACCACCACCGACCTCGACCGGCAGCTGCGCGACCGCGGGATCACGACGCTCGTCCTCGCCGGGATCAGCACCAGCGGCGTCGTGCTGAGCACGGTCCGCGAAGCGATGGACCGCGACTACCGCGTCGTCGTCCTGCGCGACGCCTGCGCCGACCGCGAGGAGGCGACGCACGAGTTCCTCACCGGCACGCTGTTCCCGCGTACCTGCGTGGTCGTGGACGTGGCCGGGCTCGAGGAGCTCTGGGCCGCGCGGTAG